CGCGCATGGCATGTCGATCGCCGCGCTGCGGTGCGGGCTGCCGGTTGCTAGCCAACCAATTCGTAACGACAGGCTGAAAGTCAGCATCTGCGGCATCGACTTCCCCAATCCACTCGGCATGGCGGCCGGCTACGACAAGAACGCCGAGGTGCCCGACGCGTTGCTTGGCCTCGGCTTCGGTTTCGCCGAGGTCGGCACGATCACGCCACTGCCGCAGGCCGGCAACCCGAAGCCGCGCATCTTCCGGCTGACGGCGGACAATGCAGTGATCAACCGGTTGGGCTTCAACAATGAGGGCCATGCGGCCGCTGAAAAGCGCCTCGCCGCCCGCAAGGGACGCAGCGGGATCGTAGGCGTCAACATCGGCGCCAACAAGGACAGCGCCGATCGCATCGGCGACTATGAACGCGGCGTCGCGCGGTTCGCCGGATATGCCACCTACCTGACGGTCAATATCTCCTCGCCCAACACGCCGGGCCTGCGCAACATGCAGGCGCGCGAGCAGCTCGACGAACTCCTGTCGCGCGTCATGGCCGCGCGGGCGACAGCGTCGGCGCAGCCGCCGATCTTCCTCAAGATCGCGCCGGACCTGGTCGAGGCGGAACTGGAGGATATCGCCGCCGAGGTCACCGAAAAGCGGATCGACGGCGTCATCGTCTCCAACACCACCATCTCCCGGCCGCCGCTGCGCAGCGGCGATGTCGCGCGCGAGACCGGCGGGCTTTCAGGCAAGCCGTTGTTCGAACGCTCGACCATTGTGCTGGCAAGGATGCGGAAGCTGCTTGGCCCTGACCGCGCCATCATCGGGGTCGGCGGGGTCGATTCCACCGAGACCGCGCTGGAGAAGATCCGCGCCGGCGCCGATCTCGTCCAGCTCTACACCAGCATGATCTATGCCGGGCCAGCGCTGCCGGGCCGGATTGTGGCCGGAATGGCTGCTTTCGTAGACAAGGAGCGGCTCAGGTCGCTGCGGGAACTGCGCGATGCCGGCCTCGATCAATGGGCGTCTAAGCCGCTATAGTCGAAAGCGACCTTAGAACGCCGTGCGCAGCCGCAATCGCAATATTGCGAACAAGCTGAAGCCACGTGTCAGCAGGAAAATGTGCAGCGCCGCCCAAAGGCCATTGTTGCCAAAGGCAGGCGCCAGGGTCAGCAATGCGGCGACAAAGACAAGAAATGACAGGAGCATCATGTTGCGCATGTCACGCGACCAGGTCGCGCCGATGAAGACCCCGTCCATCTGGAAAGCCAACACACCGCTGAGCGCTGTGAACGCCGCCCAGGGCATATAGATATCGGCAACGTCGCGGACATCCTGCGAGGTTGTGACCAGGGCGACGAGATCGGCGCCGCCCTGCAACAGGATGAACGTCGCCACGGCGGCAAGGCCGAGCCCCCAGAATAGGGTCAGCCGCACCGCTTGCCGGAAGGGTGCGGCCGCGCGTGCACCGATGGCGCGCCCCGCCAGTTGCTCGGCAGCCGTGGCGAAACCATCGAGGAAATAGCCGGCAACGAGAAAGAAGTTCATCAGCACGGCATTGGCCGCCAGCGTGACTGTGCCGAACTGCGCGCCCTGGCGCGTGAACAGGGCGAAGGCGGCGAGCAGCGAGAACGAGCGGATCATGATGTCGCGGTTGAGCGACAGCATGCGCAAGAAGGCTGACATGTCGAGCAGGCGGTGGCGGGGCAATCGAGGTGCGACCCGGAAGCGCATGACGACTATGGCCAGGCCGAGCAGCATGGCGAGGAATTCGCCAGTGACGGTCGCCCAGGCGACGCCGGCGACACCCCAGCCAAGCTCCAGGCCGAGCAGGAAGCACAGCGCGATGTTGATGCCGTTCAGCACCAGCTGCAGCATCAGCCCGAGCCCGCCCTCGCCGCGCCCCAGCACGTAGCCGAGGATGGCGTAGTTGATCAGCGAGAAGGGTGCGGCCAGCAGCCTGATGCGGATGTAGACGCCCATCGCGTCGCTGACGCGCGGCCCGGCATCCATGAACCACTGGCCACCCGTGGCGACCAATGGCGAGAGCGCCGCAAGCACGATGCCGGCGACGATCGCGATCAGCACCGCGCGCCAGAACACCGCCTGCTCCTCCAACGCATCGCCGCGCCCGAAAGCCTGCGCGACAAGGCCAGTGGTGCCGGAGCGCAGGAAATTGAATGAGGTGAAGACGACATCGAAGATCAGTGCGCCTGCAGCGAGCCCGCCCAGAAGAGCCGCATCGCCGAACTGACCGACCACGGCCGTGCCGACAAGGCCAAGCAGCGGCGTCGTGAGATAGGCAAGCGTCATCGGCACGGCAATGGCGAGCACGGAACGATTGGTGACGACAAACGAGCTGGCGTCGGCTGGGGATGCACCCTTGTCCAAGGATTGCTGCCTTGCTGATTGCGGCTTGATCGAGCGCCCGATGTGCCCCACTTTCCACCCGAAGCGCAAA
The nucleotide sequence above comes from Mesorhizobium shangrilense. Encoded proteins:
- a CDS encoding quinone-dependent dihydroorotate dehydrogenase, translating into MSLLDRVGQKLLFTFDPETAHGMSIAALRCGLPVASQPIRNDRLKVSICGIDFPNPLGMAAGYDKNAEVPDALLGLGFGFAEVGTITPLPQAGNPKPRIFRLTADNAVINRLGFNNEGHAAAEKRLAARKGRSGIVGVNIGANKDSADRIGDYERGVARFAGYATYLTVNISSPNTPGLRNMQAREQLDELLSRVMAARATASAQPPIFLKIAPDLVEAELEDIAAEVTEKRIDGVIVSNTTISRPPLRSGDVARETGGLSGKPLFERSTIVLARMRKLLGPDRAIIGVGGVDSTETALEKIRAGADLVQLYTSMIYAGPALPGRIVAGMAAFVDKERLRSLRELRDAGLDQWASKPL
- a CDS encoding MATE family efflux transporter, translating into MDKGASPADASSFVVTNRSVLAIAVPMTLAYLTTPLLGLVGTAVVGQFGDAALLGGLAAGALIFDVVFTSFNFLRSGTTGLVAQAFGRGDALEEQAVFWRAVLIAIVAGIVLAALSPLVATGGQWFMDAGPRVSDAMGVYIRIRLLAAPFSLINYAILGYVLGRGEGGLGLMLQLVLNGINIALCFLLGLELGWGVAGVAWATVTGEFLAMLLGLAIVVMRFRVAPRLPRHRLLDMSAFLRMLSLNRDIMIRSFSLLAAFALFTRQGAQFGTVTLAANAVLMNFFLVAGYFLDGFATAAEQLAGRAIGARAAAPFRQAVRLTLFWGLGLAAVATFILLQGGADLVALVTTSQDVRDVADIYMPWAAFTALSGVLAFQMDGVFIGATWSRDMRNMMLLSFLVFVAALLTLAPAFGNNGLWAALHIFLLTRGFSLFAILRLRLRTAF